From a region of the Candidatus Chromulinivoraceae bacterium genome:
- a CDS encoding GreA/GreB family elongation factor, whose protein sequence is MKELIILDEDKKAARQRIAELEAEILSLGPEFYEVFNQSSETWHDNAPFDALRDRQSLLDAELQKLRQVIRDSLPSIPPIKKEMVGIGSTVKLENGKTYFIAGDWTLRAGQSREGAVVMSAQAPLAIILRGKKVGDKVILGRDASCIRAILYL, encoded by the coding sequence ATGAAAGAGCTCATCATACTTGATGAAGATAAAAAAGCTGCTCGTCAGCGAATTGCCGAACTTGAAGCGGAAATTCTCAGTTTGGGACCAGAGTTCTACGAGGTATTTAACCAGTCCTCTGAAACCTGGCATGATAATGCGCCGTTTGATGCACTTCGTGACCGACAGTCACTGCTAGATGCTGAGCTACAGAAGCTTCGCCAGGTTATACGCGACAGTTTGCCTAGTATTCCACCAATTAAAAAAGAAATGGTAGGGATTGGCTCAACGGTCAAGCTGGAAAACGGCAAGACGTACTTTATTGCCGGCGACTGGACGCTTCGTGCTGGTCAGTCTCGGGAGGGTGCGGTAGTAATGAGTGCCCAAGCGCCGCTTGCAATTATACTAAGAGGGAAAAAAGTAGGTGACAAAGTTATCCTTGGTCGCGATGCGAGCTGTATAAGGGCTATACTGTATCTATGA